In Aythya fuligula isolate bAytFul2 chromosome 14, bAytFul2.pri, whole genome shotgun sequence, the following proteins share a genomic window:
- the SLC35A4 gene encoding probable UDP-sugar transporter protein SLC35A4 has product MGTFGKATGALLSPAPRVPQRGLWGLMLLLSVAVYGSHAPLLTLCKVDGTIPFSSSSVVVLVELTKLVLSLFFLLTWDRQLLGVAVSWHHVVPFALSALLYAANNNLVVHMQLFMDPSTYQVLSNLKIVSTALLYSLFLRQRLCMRKWLALFLLMAAGVSYSLGGLQDPQDSSSPSRMQLHITLVGLLLISVYCLISGLSAVYTEAILKTQALPLSLQNLFLYFFGVLLNLIGHFWSSTERGFLEGFSSWVLVIVVSQALNGLIMSVVMKHSSNITRLFVISCSILVNAVLSVMLFNLQLTLLFFVAVLCIGLAVHLYYGVT; this is encoded by the coding sequence ATGGGTACGTTTGGTAAAGCCACTGGCGCTCTGCTTAGCCCTGCGCCCAGGGTGCCACAGCGGGGGCTGTGGGGACTGATGCTGCTCTTGTCTGTGGCTGTGTATGGCTCCCACGCTCCCCTCCTGACCCTGTGCAAGGTGGATGGCACAATCCCATTCAGCTCTTCATCCGTCGTGGTTCTCGTCGAGCTGACAAAGCTGGTgctctccctcttcttcctgctgaCCTGGGACCGGCAGCTGCTGGGAGTTGCTGTGTCCTGGCACCACGTCGTTCCCTTTGCCCTTTCTGCCCTGCTCTATGCTGCAAACAACAATCTGGTGGTTCACATGCAGCTCTTCATGGATCCCAGCACCTACCAGGTCCTGAGTAACTTAAAGATTGTCAGCACTGCGCTCCTCTACAGCCTCTTCCTGCGTCAAAGACTCTGCATGCGCAAGTGGCTGGCACTCTTCCTCCTGATGGCTGCTGGGGTGAGCTACAGCCTTGGAGGCTTGCAGGACCCACAGGACTCTAGCAGCCCCTCCAGGATGCAGCTGCACATCACGCTCGTGGGCTTGTTGCTGATTTCAGTGTACTGCCTGATATCAGGTTTGTCAGCTGTCTACACAGAAGCTATCCTGAAAACCCAGGCTCTGCCTCTCAGCCTTCAGAACCTCTTCCTTTACTTCTTTGGGGTCCTGCTCAACTTGATCGGCCATTtctggagcagcacagagagaggtttcttggagggcttttcctcCTGGGTGTTGGTGATTGTGGTCAGCCAGGCCTTGAATGGCTTGATCATGTCTGTGGTCATGAAGCACAGCAGTAACATCACCAGGCTCTTTGTGATCTCCTGCTCTATCCTGGTCAATGCCGTACTGTCTGTCATGCTCTTCAACCTGCAGCTCACCCTCCTCTTCTTCGTTGCTGTCCTGTGCATCGGCCTTGCTGTTCACTTGTACTATGGGGTCACATAG